A single window of Arvicola amphibius chromosome 15, mArvAmp1.2, whole genome shotgun sequence DNA harbors:
- the Gins2 gene encoding DNA replication complex GINS protein PSF2, giving the protein MDAAEVEFLAEKELVTIIPNFSLDKIYLIGGDLGPFNPGLPVEVPLWLAINLKQRQKCRLLPPEWMDVEKLEQMRDQERKEETFTPVPSPHYMEITKLLLNHASDNIPKADTIRTLIKDLWDTRMAKLRVSADSFVRQQEAHAKLDNLTLMEINSSGAFLTQALNHMYKLRTNLQPSESTQS; this is encoded by the exons ATGGACGCCGCCGAGGTAGAGTTTTTGGCCGAGAAGGAACTGGTGACCATCATCCCGAACTTCAGCCTGGACAAGATCTACCTGATTGGG GGGGACCTGGGGCCCTTCAACCCCGGCTTACCCGTGGAAGTACCCCTGTGGCTGGCCATTAACCtgaaacagagacagaagtgCCGTCTGCTACCTCCAGAGTGGATGGATGTAG AGAAATTGGAGCAGATGCGAGATCAGGAACGGAAAGAGGAGACGTTCACCCCAGTGCCCAGCCCACACTACATGGAGATCACCAAGCTCCTGCTCAATCA TGCTTCTGACAACATTCCCAAGGCAGACACCATCCGGACACTCATCAAAGATCTGTGGGACACACGCATGGCCAAGCTCCGGGTGTCTGCTGACAGCTTTGTGCGACAGCAGGAGGCACATGCCAAG CTGGATAACCTGACCCTGATGGAGATCAACAGCAGTGGGGCCTTCCTCACCCAGGCACTTAATCACATGTACAAACTCCGCACCAACCTCCAGCCCTCCGAAAGCACACAGTCATAG